A window of Cryptomeria japonica chromosome 3, Sugi_1.0, whole genome shotgun sequence contains these coding sequences:
- the LOC131047883 gene encoding B-box zinc finger protein 32-like — protein MRCELCSKDSALRCEADCANLCWECDAKVHSANFLVARHLRIVLCCRCHGQTRTAICGACPRAKFRLCRTCSELGDSRQNADMKVLSVLKRWCRALNLSSPWTVSLAMNLVEKGRLKQRNLSRQKIRVYLAAALWSAASLCENEGSLTCLKRVEECSGIPVKLIVLAQSQLCSSLELEISGQGEEGSAECSS, from the coding sequence ATGCGGTGCGAGCTGTGCAGTAAAGACAGCGCTTTGCGCTGCGAGGCGGACTGTGCAAATCTGTGCTGGGAATGCGATGCAAAGGTGCATTCAGCAAATTTCTTGGTTGCGAGGCATTTGAGGATTGTTCTGTGTTGCAGATGCCATGGACAAACCCGCACGGCCATTTGCGGGGCTTGCCCGAGGGCGAAATTTCGTCTGTGCAGGACTTGCTCAGAATTGGGCGATTCAAGGCAAAATGCGGACATGAAAGTGCTTTCAGTCCTGAAAAGGTGGTGCAGAGCGCTGAATCTGAGTAGCCCTTGGACGGTTTCTTTAGCCATGAATTTGGTTGAAAAAGGGCGGCTGAAACAGAGGAACTTGTCTAGGCAGAAAATAAGAGTTTATCTCGCTGCTGCGCTCTGGTCTGCTGCGTCACTCTGCGAAAATGAGGGCAGTTTGACATGCTTGAAGAGGGTTGAAGAATGCAGCGGAATACCAGTGAAATTGATCGTTTTGGCTCAGTCCCAGTTGTGCTCTTCTCTGGAACTGGAAATTTCTGGGCAAGGGGAAGAGGGATCGGCAGAGTGCTCATCTTAG